The window TCATTCATCATGGACTAAAAGTAGTTGACAACAATTACTCTTACCGACTCGCAGCATAAACTGACGAGTCCGTTCCCTTGGGTGCCTTGCCAGTAGGTCCCATTGCGAGCGCCGACTAAACTGGCTTTTCCGAAGGGCGTGTCTGCCGCGCGGCTGGAGAACTTAATGCAGAATAGGTTGGAGTTGTTTTGCTGCTGAGCATGGCTTCATCCGAAACTCAATCAGCAGCTAAGCATGTAGATGCTTGACGATTTGCCTTCTCGGACGCGGGTTCAACTCCCGCCACCTCCACTCATTTACAATCCCCGCAAGGTTCACAGCTTTGACGGGGATTTTTTATAGCAGGGTTAGAGTTAGCTTACGGTTATTCATTTGCGAAGCAATGCTTCGCGGTTCGACTCCCGCCACCTCCACTTAACTTCAATCCCCACAAAGTCTGATACTTTGGTGGGGATTTTTTTTGGCTTATTCTTTGGTTGGGCTTTATTTCTCATTTGCGAAGCATGCTTCGCGGTTCCCGCATAGCGATCCCTTCGGGAAACTCACGCCAGCTCCACTACATTCAAACCCCCGCAAGGTTCAATCTCTTGTCGGGGTTTTTTATTGGAAAATAATCGGGTTTTGACCACAAATCTCAAGCGGGGCTCTGCTCCGCGCTGCTCCTGCGGGGCTCCGCTCCGCGCCGGTAGGCCATCCTGCCACCATCCCTAACAACACCCACCACCGGGCGTGCAGCACCCCTGAACTTCTTCAGCAATGGCAGATGCCGGAGCCACATCACAACTTTCTTTAGCCAGGCAGTCGGTATAGGTGGGGGTGAGTCTAAATCGTCCCTCGTCAAACTCAAGGCCAAACTTGCTCACCGTATCCATCTGGTATTCAATTTCCACCTCGGGATCTTCCCCGTCAAACACCCTGTGCGACGCATCGATAATGCGGCCTGCCATAGATGGTTTTAAACGGTGATGGGTGTCATCGGCGCTCCAGAGCTGAAATACCGCGGTTTTTTTCAGATGTATGGTTTTACCGCAGTCGATGAAGTGTTTGGTTAGAAGGCCGGCTTCCGTAATGTGAAAGTGGGGCGGTACAGAGGTGCCGTCGGGCAGAATAAACGTGAGTCTATCCACGCTGTCAAGATGTTGTCTGAAATCGGATAGCTTCATGATGATGATAAGAGTTAGTCTTACAGAATTATTTAATCGTAAAATTACGATTAATGCAATGAATATCAATGACGGGTTTAATTATTCCCGATTTAACTTATCAGACTATGCGATATTCCACCGTGGCATACAGTATCCGGCGGTAATCTGAAGTCCAGTTTCTTATCGGATATATTCAATGGACGGGCAGGCATAATTCATTGAAAATTCCATATTATCTTCAGCCTGCTGAAGAATTATATCGCGATTACCGAAATTTCATCCTACACAAGAACCGGAATAGATTGATGCTCCACATCCTGCTACATTTTATGGTCCCTCTGGCGGCTGCATGGCTTTTTTACAGAGACCGTATGTGGACGGTTTACCTGATCCTGATCGCCACTATGGCGGTTGACCTGGATCATCTGTTGGCCGATCCGATCTATGATCCCAACCGCTGCTCGATTGGATTTCATCCGCTTCATACCATACCGGCCATTGCAGCCTACGTCATTCTTTTTTTGCTGCCGTTTCTGCCTGAAAAGTTTACTACAAAAATGGCATCGCAAAAAACCATAAATCTGATGCACCTCATCGGCTTGGGCCTGGTAATTCATATGGTGCTTGACTGGCTGGATTGCTTTTGAGCAGTGCTACTGTATGTGAGTATAGTGAAAAGGCAAAAG of the Rhodohalobacter mucosus genome contains:
- a CDS encoding DUF6122 family protein, whose translation is MLHILLHFMVPLAAAWLFYRDRMWTVYLILIATMAVDLDHLLADPIYDPNRCSIGFHPLHTIPAIAAYVILFLLPFLPEKFTTKMASQKTINLMHLIGLGLVIHMVLDWLDCF
- a CDS encoding DUF6428 family protein, with translation MKLSDFRQHLDSVDRLTFILPDGTSVPPHFHITEAGLLTKHFIDCGKTIHLKKTAVFQLWSADDTHHRLKPSMAGRIIDASHRVFDGEDPEVEIEYQMDTVSKFGLEFDEGRFRLTPTYTDCLAKESCDVAPASAIAEEVQGCCTPGGGCC